One genomic region from Syngnathus typhle isolate RoL2023-S1 ecotype Sweden linkage group LG17, RoL_Styp_1.0, whole genome shotgun sequence encodes:
- the ubtf gene encoding nucleolar transcription factor 1 isoform X5, whose protein sequence is MMRFREEHPELMESMTKKGSNVPEKAKTPQQLWYTHEKKAFLKGHPDATTKDIKDYLSKQWTQLSDKKRLKWIAKSLEQHKLYEETMREYIQQHPEMNLTQGDIVKSTLTKAERHLKDKSDGRPDKPPPNGYSMFCAELMSSMKDVPSTERMVMCSQRWKLLKQNEKDAYQKRCEQRKKEYEIEMNRFLSSLSEEEQQRVLGEDKGGFKRGSGANSTAARKNSKAKANAEKPKRPISAMFIFSEEKRPKLHQERPDLSESELTRMLARMWNELPDKKKEKYKRLEAVLKAGSEKKEDRSLPDPPKTAQDIWQQSVIGDYLARFKNDRPKAQKAMEATWSTMEKREKIMWIKKAAEDQKRYEVSQRHDDLGPAAAKRHSACCPQRDLCEMRSPVAAAVASGKKMKFEGEPKKPPSNGYQKFSQEMLSNGELNHLPMKERMTEIGSRWQRLPLKDKDRYKKIAEEMQRQYKVLLEQWLASVSSQVRNSYKEYNSQKRKTPTKAGGPKAKVKKSDTEEEEEDDDDDDDDDEKDRASSEAGSSSEDDDDDDKDDDDEDDDEVDDKENKSEDSSSESNSGGSSDSDSD, encoded by the exons ATGATGAGGTTCAG GGAGGAGCACCCGGAGCTGATGGAGAGCATGACTAAGAAAGGCTCAAATGTTCCCGAGAAGGCCAAAACGCCTCAGCAGCTGTGGTACACCCACGAAAAGAAGGCCTTCCTCAAAGGCCACCCTGAC GCTACCACAAAGGATATCAAGGACTACCTCAGCAAGCAGTGGACACAGCTGTCGGACAAGAAGAGACTCAAGTGGATCGCCAAGTCGCTGGAGCAGCATAAGCTGTACGAG GAGACCATGCGCGAGTACATTCAGCAGCATCCTGAGATGAACCTGACGCAGGGGGACATCGTCAAGTCCACGCTGACCAAAGCCGAGAGGCACCTCAAGGATAAGTCCGACGGCCGTCCCGACAAACCTCCACC gaaCGGTTACTCCATGTTCTGCGCCGAGCTGATGTCCAGCATGAAGGACGTGCCCAGCACTGAGCGTATGGTCATGTGCAGCCAGCGCTGGAAGCTGCTCAAGCAGAATGAGAAGGATGCTTACCAGAAGCGCTGTGAGCAG AGGAAGAAGGAATACGAAATTGAGATGAACAGATTCCTCAGC AGTTTGTCTGAGGAGGAGCAGCAGAGGGTCTTGGGTGAGGACAAGGGGGGCTTCAAGCGGGGCAGCGGGGCCAACAGCACAGCAGCCAGAAAGAACTCCAAAGCCAAG GCCAACGCGGAGAAACCCAAGCGGCCCATCTCAGCCATGTTCATCTTCTCCGAGGAGAAGCGTCCCAAGCTGCACCAGGAACGTCCGGATCTCTCCGAAAGCGAACTCACGCGGATGTTGGCGCGCATGTGGAACGAGCTGCCGGATAAGAAAAAG GAGAAGTATAAGCGACTGGAGGCGGTCTTGAAGGCGGGGTCGGAGAAAAAGGAGGACCGTAGTCTGCCCGACCCACCCAAGACGGCACAGGACATCTGGCAGCAAAGCGTCATTGGAGACTATCTGGCCAGATTTAAG AACGACCGGCCCAAGGCTCAGAAGGCCATGGAGGCCACCTGGAGTACTatggaaaagagagaaaagatcATGTGGATCAAAAAAGCGGCAGAAGACCAGAAAAGATACGAGGTGAGCCAGCGCCACGACGACCTCGGCCCGGCGGCAGCTAAGCGCCATTCTGCCTGTTGTCCGCAGCGAGACCTGTGCGAGATGCGTTCGcccgtcgccgccgccgtggcctcTGGGAAGAAGATGAAGTTCGAGGGCGAACCCAAGAAGCCACCGTC AAACGGCTACCAGAAGTTCTCTCAGGAGATGCTGTCCAACGGAGAGCTCAACCACCTGCCCATGAAGGAGAGGATGACGGAGATCGGTAGCCGCTGGCAGAGGCTGCCCCTCAAGGACAAGGACCGCTACAAAAAGATTGCAGAGGAGATGCAGAGGCAGTACAAAGTGCTGCTGGAGCAGTGGCTGGCC agTGTATCTTCTCAAGTTAGGAATTCCTACAAAGAGTACAACTCACAG AAAAGAAAAACCCCTACAAAAGCAGGAGGCCCCAAGGCAAAGGTCAAGAAATCG GAcacagaggaagaagaagaagacgatgacgacgacgacgatgatgatgaaaaGGACAGGGCTTCCTCCGAAGCGGGGTCCTCcagtgaagatgatgatgacgatgac aAGGACGATGATGACGAAGACGACGACGAAGTGGACGACAAGGAGAACAAGTCAGAAGACAGTAGCAGCGAGTCCAACTCCGGCGGCTCGTCGGACTCTGACTCGGACTGA
- the ubtf gene encoding nucleolar transcription factor 1 isoform X1 codes for MNGNMEETSQHQVWAQDDMLQLLESMKSAVPQKDLTKYKTSESHLDWQKVAFNSYTAEMCRQKWLEVAKEIRKFRTLTELILDAQEYIKNPYKGKKLKKHPDFPKKPLTPYFRFFMEKRAKYAKLHPEMSNLDLTKILSKKYRELPDKKKKKYLDDFVKDKEVFVHSMMRFREEHPELMESMTKKGSNVPEKAKTPQQLWYTHEKKAFLKGHPDATTKDIKDYLSKQWTQLSDKKRLKWIAKSLEQHKLYEETMREYIQQHPEMNLTQGDIVKSTLTKAERHLKDKSDGRPDKPPPNGYSMFCAELMSSMKDVPSTERMVMCSQRWKLLKQNEKDAYQKRCEQRKKEYEIEMNRFLSSLSEEEQQRVLGEDKGGFKRGSGANSTAARKNSKAKANAEKPKRPISAMFIFSEEKRPKLHQERPDLSESELTRMLARMWNELPDKKKEKYKRLEAVLKAGSEKKEDRSLPDPPKTAQDIWQQSVIGDYLARFKNDRPKAQKAMEATWSTMEKREKIMWIKKAAEDQKRYEVSQRHDDLGPAAAKRHSACCPQRDLCEMRSPVAAAVASGKKMKFEGEPKKPPSNGYQKFSQEMLSNGELNHLPMKERMTEIGSRWQRLPLKDKDRYKKIAEEMQRQYKVLLEQWLASVSSQVRNSYKEYNSQKRKTPTKAGGPKAKVKKSDTEEEEEDDDDDDDDDEKDRASSEAGSSSEDDDDDDKDDDDEDDDEVDDKENKSEDSSSESNSGGSSDSDSD; via the exons ATGAATGGAAACATGGAGGAAACATCCCAACATCAAG TGTGGGCCCAGGACGACATGCTCCAATTGCTGGAGTCCATGAAGTCGGCAGTGCCGCAGAAGGACCTGACCAAGTACAAGACGTCTGAGTCCCACCTGGACTGGCAGAAAGTGGCCTTCAACTCCTACACGGCCGAAATGTGCAGGCAGAAGTGGCTGGAGGTCGCCAAAGAG atccgtaaatttcggactctCACGGAGCTGATATTGGACGCTCAGGAGTACATCAAGAACCCATACAAAGGCAAGAAACTAAAG AAACATCCGGATTTTCCCAAGAAGCCACTGACACCGTACTTCCGCTTCTTCATGGAGAAGAGGGCCAAGTATGCAAAATTGCATCCGGAAATGAGCAACTTGGATCTGACCAAGATCTTGTCCAAGAAATATCGTGAGCtgcctgacaaaaaaaag AAAAAATACTTGGATGACTTTGTGAAGGACAAAGAGGTTTTTGTACACAGTATGATGAGGTTCAG GGAGGAGCACCCGGAGCTGATGGAGAGCATGACTAAGAAAGGCTCAAATGTTCCCGAGAAGGCCAAAACGCCTCAGCAGCTGTGGTACACCCACGAAAAGAAGGCCTTCCTCAAAGGCCACCCTGAC GCTACCACAAAGGATATCAAGGACTACCTCAGCAAGCAGTGGACACAGCTGTCGGACAAGAAGAGACTCAAGTGGATCGCCAAGTCGCTGGAGCAGCATAAGCTGTACGAG GAGACCATGCGCGAGTACATTCAGCAGCATCCTGAGATGAACCTGACGCAGGGGGACATCGTCAAGTCCACGCTGACCAAAGCCGAGAGGCACCTCAAGGATAAGTCCGACGGCCGTCCCGACAAACCTCCACC gaaCGGTTACTCCATGTTCTGCGCCGAGCTGATGTCCAGCATGAAGGACGTGCCCAGCACTGAGCGTATGGTCATGTGCAGCCAGCGCTGGAAGCTGCTCAAGCAGAATGAGAAGGATGCTTACCAGAAGCGCTGTGAGCAG AGGAAGAAGGAATACGAAATTGAGATGAACAGATTCCTCAGC AGTTTGTCTGAGGAGGAGCAGCAGAGGGTCTTGGGTGAGGACAAGGGGGGCTTCAAGCGGGGCAGCGGGGCCAACAGCACAGCAGCCAGAAAGAACTCCAAAGCCAAG GCCAACGCGGAGAAACCCAAGCGGCCCATCTCAGCCATGTTCATCTTCTCCGAGGAGAAGCGTCCCAAGCTGCACCAGGAACGTCCGGATCTCTCCGAAAGCGAACTCACGCGGATGTTGGCGCGCATGTGGAACGAGCTGCCGGATAAGAAAAAG GAGAAGTATAAGCGACTGGAGGCGGTCTTGAAGGCGGGGTCGGAGAAAAAGGAGGACCGTAGTCTGCCCGACCCACCCAAGACGGCACAGGACATCTGGCAGCAAAGCGTCATTGGAGACTATCTGGCCAGATTTAAG AACGACCGGCCCAAGGCTCAGAAGGCCATGGAGGCCACCTGGAGTACTatggaaaagagagaaaagatcATGTGGATCAAAAAAGCGGCAGAAGACCAGAAAAGATACGAGGTGAGCCAGCGCCACGACGACCTCGGCCCGGCGGCAGCTAAGCGCCATTCTGCCTGTTGTCCGCAGCGAGACCTGTGCGAGATGCGTTCGcccgtcgccgccgccgtggcctcTGGGAAGAAGATGAAGTTCGAGGGCGAACCCAAGAAGCCACCGTC AAACGGCTACCAGAAGTTCTCTCAGGAGATGCTGTCCAACGGAGAGCTCAACCACCTGCCCATGAAGGAGAGGATGACGGAGATCGGTAGCCGCTGGCAGAGGCTGCCCCTCAAGGACAAGGACCGCTACAAAAAGATTGCAGAGGAGATGCAGAGGCAGTACAAAGTGCTGCTGGAGCAGTGGCTGGCC agTGTATCTTCTCAAGTTAGGAATTCCTACAAAGAGTACAACTCACAG AAAAGAAAAACCCCTACAAAAGCAGGAGGCCCCAAGGCAAAGGTCAAGAAATCG GAcacagaggaagaagaagaagacgatgacgacgacgacgatgatgatgaaaaGGACAGGGCTTCCTCCGAAGCGGGGTCCTCcagtgaagatgatgatgacgatgac aAGGACGATGATGACGAAGACGACGACGAAGTGGACGACAAGGAGAACAAGTCAGAAGACAGTAGCAGCGAGTCCAACTCCGGCGGCTCGTCGGACTCTGACTCGGACTGA
- the ubtf gene encoding nucleolar transcription factor 1 isoform X2: MNGNMEETSQHQVWAQDDMLQLLESMKSAVPQKDLTKYKTSESHLDWQKVAFNSYTAEMCRQKWLEVAKEIRKFRTLTELILDAQEYIKNPYKGKKLKKHPDFPKKPLTPYFRFFMEKRAKYAKLHPEMSNLDLTKILSKKYRELPDKKKKKYLDDFVKDKEVFVHSMMRFREEHPELMESMTKKGSNVPEKAKTPQQLWYTHEKKAFLKGHPDATTKDIKDYLSKQWTQLSDKKRLKWIAKSLEQHKLYEETMREYIQQHPEMNLTQGDIVKSTLTKAERHLKDKSDGRPDKPPPNGYSMFCAELMSSMKDVPSTERMVMCSQRWKLLKQNEKDAYQKRCEQRKKEYEIEMNRFLSSLSEEEQQRVLGEDKGGFKRGSGANSTAARKNSKAKANAEKPKRPISAMFIFSEEKRPKLHQERPDLSESELTRMLARMWNELPDKKKEKYKRLEAVLKAGSEKKEDRSLPDPPKTAQDIWQQSVIGDYLARFKNDRPKAQKAMEATWSTMEKREKIMWIKKAAEDQKRYEVSQRHDDLGPAAAKRHSACCPQRDLCEMRSPVAAAVASGKKMKFEGEPKKPPSNGYQKFSQEMLSNGELNHLPMKERMTEIGSRWQRLPLKDKDRYKKIAEEMQRQYKVLLEQWLASVSSQVRNSYKEYNSQKRKTPTKAGGPKAKVKKSDTEEEEEDDDDDDDDDEKDRASSEAGSSSEDDDDDDDDDDEDDDEVDDKENKSEDSSSESNSGGSSDSDSD; the protein is encoded by the exons ATGAATGGAAACATGGAGGAAACATCCCAACATCAAG TGTGGGCCCAGGACGACATGCTCCAATTGCTGGAGTCCATGAAGTCGGCAGTGCCGCAGAAGGACCTGACCAAGTACAAGACGTCTGAGTCCCACCTGGACTGGCAGAAAGTGGCCTTCAACTCCTACACGGCCGAAATGTGCAGGCAGAAGTGGCTGGAGGTCGCCAAAGAG atccgtaaatttcggactctCACGGAGCTGATATTGGACGCTCAGGAGTACATCAAGAACCCATACAAAGGCAAGAAACTAAAG AAACATCCGGATTTTCCCAAGAAGCCACTGACACCGTACTTCCGCTTCTTCATGGAGAAGAGGGCCAAGTATGCAAAATTGCATCCGGAAATGAGCAACTTGGATCTGACCAAGATCTTGTCCAAGAAATATCGTGAGCtgcctgacaaaaaaaag AAAAAATACTTGGATGACTTTGTGAAGGACAAAGAGGTTTTTGTACACAGTATGATGAGGTTCAG GGAGGAGCACCCGGAGCTGATGGAGAGCATGACTAAGAAAGGCTCAAATGTTCCCGAGAAGGCCAAAACGCCTCAGCAGCTGTGGTACACCCACGAAAAGAAGGCCTTCCTCAAAGGCCACCCTGAC GCTACCACAAAGGATATCAAGGACTACCTCAGCAAGCAGTGGACACAGCTGTCGGACAAGAAGAGACTCAAGTGGATCGCCAAGTCGCTGGAGCAGCATAAGCTGTACGAG GAGACCATGCGCGAGTACATTCAGCAGCATCCTGAGATGAACCTGACGCAGGGGGACATCGTCAAGTCCACGCTGACCAAAGCCGAGAGGCACCTCAAGGATAAGTCCGACGGCCGTCCCGACAAACCTCCACC gaaCGGTTACTCCATGTTCTGCGCCGAGCTGATGTCCAGCATGAAGGACGTGCCCAGCACTGAGCGTATGGTCATGTGCAGCCAGCGCTGGAAGCTGCTCAAGCAGAATGAGAAGGATGCTTACCAGAAGCGCTGTGAGCAG AGGAAGAAGGAATACGAAATTGAGATGAACAGATTCCTCAGC AGTTTGTCTGAGGAGGAGCAGCAGAGGGTCTTGGGTGAGGACAAGGGGGGCTTCAAGCGGGGCAGCGGGGCCAACAGCACAGCAGCCAGAAAGAACTCCAAAGCCAAG GCCAACGCGGAGAAACCCAAGCGGCCCATCTCAGCCATGTTCATCTTCTCCGAGGAGAAGCGTCCCAAGCTGCACCAGGAACGTCCGGATCTCTCCGAAAGCGAACTCACGCGGATGTTGGCGCGCATGTGGAACGAGCTGCCGGATAAGAAAAAG GAGAAGTATAAGCGACTGGAGGCGGTCTTGAAGGCGGGGTCGGAGAAAAAGGAGGACCGTAGTCTGCCCGACCCACCCAAGACGGCACAGGACATCTGGCAGCAAAGCGTCATTGGAGACTATCTGGCCAGATTTAAG AACGACCGGCCCAAGGCTCAGAAGGCCATGGAGGCCACCTGGAGTACTatggaaaagagagaaaagatcATGTGGATCAAAAAAGCGGCAGAAGACCAGAAAAGATACGAGGTGAGCCAGCGCCACGACGACCTCGGCCCGGCGGCAGCTAAGCGCCATTCTGCCTGTTGTCCGCAGCGAGACCTGTGCGAGATGCGTTCGcccgtcgccgccgccgtggcctcTGGGAAGAAGATGAAGTTCGAGGGCGAACCCAAGAAGCCACCGTC AAACGGCTACCAGAAGTTCTCTCAGGAGATGCTGTCCAACGGAGAGCTCAACCACCTGCCCATGAAGGAGAGGATGACGGAGATCGGTAGCCGCTGGCAGAGGCTGCCCCTCAAGGACAAGGACCGCTACAAAAAGATTGCAGAGGAGATGCAGAGGCAGTACAAAGTGCTGCTGGAGCAGTGGCTGGCC agTGTATCTTCTCAAGTTAGGAATTCCTACAAAGAGTACAACTCACAG AAAAGAAAAACCCCTACAAAAGCAGGAGGCCCCAAGGCAAAGGTCAAGAAATCG GAcacagaggaagaagaagaagacgatgacgacgacgacgatgatgatgaaaaGGACAGGGCTTCCTCCGAAGCGGGGTCCTCcagtgaagatgatgatgacgatgac GACGATGATGACGAAGACGACGACGAAGTGGACGACAAGGAGAACAAGTCAGAAGACAGTAGCAGCGAGTCCAACTCCGGCGGCTCGTCGGACTCTGACTCGGACTGA
- the ubtf gene encoding nucleolar transcription factor 1 isoform X3, with product MNGNMEETSQHQVWAQDDMLQLLESMKSAVPQKDLTKYKTSESHLDWQKVAFNSYTAEMCRQKWLEVAKEIRKFRTLTELILDAQEYIKNPYKGKKLKKHPDFPKKPLTPYFRFFMEKRAKYAKLHPEMSNLDLTKILSKKYRELPDKKKKKYLDDFVKDKEVFVHSMMRFREEHPELMESMTKKGSNVPEKAKTPQQLWYTHEKKAFLKGHPDATTKDIKDYLSKQWTQLSDKKRLKWIAKSLEQHKLYEETMREYIQQHPEMNLTQGDIVKSTLTKAERHLKDKSDGRPDKPPPNGYSMFCAELMSSMKDVPSTERMVMCSQRWKLLKQNEKDAYQKRCEQRKKEYEIEMNRFLSSLSEEEQQRVLGEDKGGFKRGSGANSTAARKNSKAKANAEKPKRPISAMFIFSEEKRPKLHQERPDLSESELTRMLARMWNELPDKKKEKYKRLEAVLKAGSEKKEDRSLPDPPKTAQDIWQQSVIGDYLARFKNDRPKAQKAMEATWSTMEKREKIMWIKKAAEDQKRYERDLCEMRSPVAAAVASGKKMKFEGEPKKPPSNGYQKFSQEMLSNGELNHLPMKERMTEIGSRWQRLPLKDKDRYKKIAEEMQRQYKVLLEQWLASVSSQVRNSYKEYNSQKRKTPTKAGGPKAKVKKSDTEEEEEDDDDDDDDDEKDRASSEAGSSSEDDDDDDKDDDDEDDDEVDDKENKSEDSSSESNSGGSSDSDSD from the exons ATGAATGGAAACATGGAGGAAACATCCCAACATCAAG TGTGGGCCCAGGACGACATGCTCCAATTGCTGGAGTCCATGAAGTCGGCAGTGCCGCAGAAGGACCTGACCAAGTACAAGACGTCTGAGTCCCACCTGGACTGGCAGAAAGTGGCCTTCAACTCCTACACGGCCGAAATGTGCAGGCAGAAGTGGCTGGAGGTCGCCAAAGAG atccgtaaatttcggactctCACGGAGCTGATATTGGACGCTCAGGAGTACATCAAGAACCCATACAAAGGCAAGAAACTAAAG AAACATCCGGATTTTCCCAAGAAGCCACTGACACCGTACTTCCGCTTCTTCATGGAGAAGAGGGCCAAGTATGCAAAATTGCATCCGGAAATGAGCAACTTGGATCTGACCAAGATCTTGTCCAAGAAATATCGTGAGCtgcctgacaaaaaaaag AAAAAATACTTGGATGACTTTGTGAAGGACAAAGAGGTTTTTGTACACAGTATGATGAGGTTCAG GGAGGAGCACCCGGAGCTGATGGAGAGCATGACTAAGAAAGGCTCAAATGTTCCCGAGAAGGCCAAAACGCCTCAGCAGCTGTGGTACACCCACGAAAAGAAGGCCTTCCTCAAAGGCCACCCTGAC GCTACCACAAAGGATATCAAGGACTACCTCAGCAAGCAGTGGACACAGCTGTCGGACAAGAAGAGACTCAAGTGGATCGCCAAGTCGCTGGAGCAGCATAAGCTGTACGAG GAGACCATGCGCGAGTACATTCAGCAGCATCCTGAGATGAACCTGACGCAGGGGGACATCGTCAAGTCCACGCTGACCAAAGCCGAGAGGCACCTCAAGGATAAGTCCGACGGCCGTCCCGACAAACCTCCACC gaaCGGTTACTCCATGTTCTGCGCCGAGCTGATGTCCAGCATGAAGGACGTGCCCAGCACTGAGCGTATGGTCATGTGCAGCCAGCGCTGGAAGCTGCTCAAGCAGAATGAGAAGGATGCTTACCAGAAGCGCTGTGAGCAG AGGAAGAAGGAATACGAAATTGAGATGAACAGATTCCTCAGC AGTTTGTCTGAGGAGGAGCAGCAGAGGGTCTTGGGTGAGGACAAGGGGGGCTTCAAGCGGGGCAGCGGGGCCAACAGCACAGCAGCCAGAAAGAACTCCAAAGCCAAG GCCAACGCGGAGAAACCCAAGCGGCCCATCTCAGCCATGTTCATCTTCTCCGAGGAGAAGCGTCCCAAGCTGCACCAGGAACGTCCGGATCTCTCCGAAAGCGAACTCACGCGGATGTTGGCGCGCATGTGGAACGAGCTGCCGGATAAGAAAAAG GAGAAGTATAAGCGACTGGAGGCGGTCTTGAAGGCGGGGTCGGAGAAAAAGGAGGACCGTAGTCTGCCCGACCCACCCAAGACGGCACAGGACATCTGGCAGCAAAGCGTCATTGGAGACTATCTGGCCAGATTTAAG AACGACCGGCCCAAGGCTCAGAAGGCCATGGAGGCCACCTGGAGTACTatggaaaagagagaaaagatcATGTGGATCAAAAAAGCGGCAGAAGACCAGAAAAGATACGAG CGAGACCTGTGCGAGATGCGTTCGcccgtcgccgccgccgtggcctcTGGGAAGAAGATGAAGTTCGAGGGCGAACCCAAGAAGCCACCGTC AAACGGCTACCAGAAGTTCTCTCAGGAGATGCTGTCCAACGGAGAGCTCAACCACCTGCCCATGAAGGAGAGGATGACGGAGATCGGTAGCCGCTGGCAGAGGCTGCCCCTCAAGGACAAGGACCGCTACAAAAAGATTGCAGAGGAGATGCAGAGGCAGTACAAAGTGCTGCTGGAGCAGTGGCTGGCC agTGTATCTTCTCAAGTTAGGAATTCCTACAAAGAGTACAACTCACAG AAAAGAAAAACCCCTACAAAAGCAGGAGGCCCCAAGGCAAAGGTCAAGAAATCG GAcacagaggaagaagaagaagacgatgacgacgacgacgatgatgatgaaaaGGACAGGGCTTCCTCCGAAGCGGGGTCCTCcagtgaagatgatgatgacgatgac aAGGACGATGATGACGAAGACGACGACGAAGTGGACGACAAGGAGAACAAGTCAGAAGACAGTAGCAGCGAGTCCAACTCCGGCGGCTCGTCGGACTCTGACTCGGACTGA
- the ubtf gene encoding nucleolar transcription factor 1 isoform X4 gives MNGNMEETSQHQVWAQDDMLQLLESMKSAVPQKDLTKYKTSESHLDWQKVAFNSYTAEMCRQKWLEVAKEIRKFRTLTELILDAQEYIKNPYKGKKLKKHPDFPKKPLTPYFRFFMEKRAKYAKLHPEMSNLDLTKILSKKYRELPDKKKKKYLDDFVKDKEVFVHSMMRFREEHPELMESMTKKGSNVPEKAKTPQQLWYTHEKKAFLKGHPDATTKDIKDYLSKQWTQLSDKKRLKWIAKSLEQHKLYEETMREYIQQHPEMNLTQGDIVKSTLTKAERHLKDKSDGRPDKPPPNGYSMFCAELMSSMKDVPSTERMVMCSQRWKLLKQNEKDAYQKRCEQRKKEYEIEMNRFLSSLSEEEQQRVLGEDKGGFKRGSGANSTAARKNSKAKANAEKPKRPISAMFIFSEEKRPKLHQERPDLSESELTRMLARMWNELPDKKKEKYKRLEAVLKAGSEKKEDRSLPDPPKTAQDIWQQSVIGDYLARFKNDRPKAQKAMEATWSTMEKREKIMWIKKAAEDQKRYERDLCEMRSPVAAAVASGKKMKFEGEPKKPPSNGYQKFSQEMLSNGELNHLPMKERMTEIGSRWQRLPLKDKDRYKKIAEEMQRQYKVLLEQWLASVSSQVRNSYKEYNSQKRKTPTKAGGPKAKVKKSDTEEEEEDDDDDDDDDEKDRASSEAGSSSEDDDDDDDDDDEDDDEVDDKENKSEDSSSESNSGGSSDSDSD, from the exons ATGAATGGAAACATGGAGGAAACATCCCAACATCAAG TGTGGGCCCAGGACGACATGCTCCAATTGCTGGAGTCCATGAAGTCGGCAGTGCCGCAGAAGGACCTGACCAAGTACAAGACGTCTGAGTCCCACCTGGACTGGCAGAAAGTGGCCTTCAACTCCTACACGGCCGAAATGTGCAGGCAGAAGTGGCTGGAGGTCGCCAAAGAG atccgtaaatttcggactctCACGGAGCTGATATTGGACGCTCAGGAGTACATCAAGAACCCATACAAAGGCAAGAAACTAAAG AAACATCCGGATTTTCCCAAGAAGCCACTGACACCGTACTTCCGCTTCTTCATGGAGAAGAGGGCCAAGTATGCAAAATTGCATCCGGAAATGAGCAACTTGGATCTGACCAAGATCTTGTCCAAGAAATATCGTGAGCtgcctgacaaaaaaaag AAAAAATACTTGGATGACTTTGTGAAGGACAAAGAGGTTTTTGTACACAGTATGATGAGGTTCAG GGAGGAGCACCCGGAGCTGATGGAGAGCATGACTAAGAAAGGCTCAAATGTTCCCGAGAAGGCCAAAACGCCTCAGCAGCTGTGGTACACCCACGAAAAGAAGGCCTTCCTCAAAGGCCACCCTGAC GCTACCACAAAGGATATCAAGGACTACCTCAGCAAGCAGTGGACACAGCTGTCGGACAAGAAGAGACTCAAGTGGATCGCCAAGTCGCTGGAGCAGCATAAGCTGTACGAG GAGACCATGCGCGAGTACATTCAGCAGCATCCTGAGATGAACCTGACGCAGGGGGACATCGTCAAGTCCACGCTGACCAAAGCCGAGAGGCACCTCAAGGATAAGTCCGACGGCCGTCCCGACAAACCTCCACC gaaCGGTTACTCCATGTTCTGCGCCGAGCTGATGTCCAGCATGAAGGACGTGCCCAGCACTGAGCGTATGGTCATGTGCAGCCAGCGCTGGAAGCTGCTCAAGCAGAATGAGAAGGATGCTTACCAGAAGCGCTGTGAGCAG AGGAAGAAGGAATACGAAATTGAGATGAACAGATTCCTCAGC AGTTTGTCTGAGGAGGAGCAGCAGAGGGTCTTGGGTGAGGACAAGGGGGGCTTCAAGCGGGGCAGCGGGGCCAACAGCACAGCAGCCAGAAAGAACTCCAAAGCCAAG GCCAACGCGGAGAAACCCAAGCGGCCCATCTCAGCCATGTTCATCTTCTCCGAGGAGAAGCGTCCCAAGCTGCACCAGGAACGTCCGGATCTCTCCGAAAGCGAACTCACGCGGATGTTGGCGCGCATGTGGAACGAGCTGCCGGATAAGAAAAAG GAGAAGTATAAGCGACTGGAGGCGGTCTTGAAGGCGGGGTCGGAGAAAAAGGAGGACCGTAGTCTGCCCGACCCACCCAAGACGGCACAGGACATCTGGCAGCAAAGCGTCATTGGAGACTATCTGGCCAGATTTAAG AACGACCGGCCCAAGGCTCAGAAGGCCATGGAGGCCACCTGGAGTACTatggaaaagagagaaaagatcATGTGGATCAAAAAAGCGGCAGAAGACCAGAAAAGATACGAG CGAGACCTGTGCGAGATGCGTTCGcccgtcgccgccgccgtggcctcTGGGAAGAAGATGAAGTTCGAGGGCGAACCCAAGAAGCCACCGTC AAACGGCTACCAGAAGTTCTCTCAGGAGATGCTGTCCAACGGAGAGCTCAACCACCTGCCCATGAAGGAGAGGATGACGGAGATCGGTAGCCGCTGGCAGAGGCTGCCCCTCAAGGACAAGGACCGCTACAAAAAGATTGCAGAGGAGATGCAGAGGCAGTACAAAGTGCTGCTGGAGCAGTGGCTGGCC agTGTATCTTCTCAAGTTAGGAATTCCTACAAAGAGTACAACTCACAG AAAAGAAAAACCCCTACAAAAGCAGGAGGCCCCAAGGCAAAGGTCAAGAAATCG GAcacagaggaagaagaagaagacgatgacgacgacgacgatgatgatgaaaaGGACAGGGCTTCCTCCGAAGCGGGGTCCTCcagtgaagatgatgatgacgatgac GACGATGATGACGAAGACGACGACGAAGTGGACGACAAGGAGAACAAGTCAGAAGACAGTAGCAGCGAGTCCAACTCCGGCGGCTCGTCGGACTCTGACTCGGACTGA